GTTTGGATACCCAATTGATTAAACGACTGCATCAGGGTTTGCAGCGTACCGGAGCCCTGCTCCCTGAGAATCAGGGGAACCGATTGCAAATCCTGCACGGAAAGGCGTCCTCTTCTACCGTAAACACTGGTTGTGCCGGCTACAGGGACAATACGATCTTCCATAAAGGGTAAATAATGCAAGGCAGCGTTCCCCGATCCGTTTTCAACAAGGGCGATATCAATTTCACGGTCGAGAAGCAATCGTTCCATGGCCAGAGAGTTACCCGAAACGACCGAGATATGCAGTTTTGAATGCCTTCGCTGAAAGTCGGCCAATATTTTCGGAAGAACGTATTGTGCTATCGTAGAACTTGCACCCAAATGCAATGTGCCTTCGCTTTCTCCTTTGAGTGAGCTGATTTCATCATTCAATTCAGAATATAATTGATCAATTTTTTGCAAATGATCATACAGCAAAGCTCCTGCTTTGGTCAGGAATACATGGTTTCCCTTTCGCTCAAACAGCGCAATACCGAATTTTTGCTCCAGTTCTTTCACATGCTTTGTGACTGCCGGCTGCGAAATGAACAACACGGAAGCAGCATTGGAAAAACTAAGATGCTCAGCAACCGTCATAAAAACACGTTCACGATAGTCCATACCATTCAGTTTGAGAAAAAACGCATCATTAAGAGTAGATGGTAGTTTAAGAAGTTAATGGAATTCCACAAATGACAAAGACAAAAGTAACCTTTTTGTTGCATAAATGAAGTCCGTAAAATTTCAAAATGAGAAGATTCCTCCGGTTTCAAGGCATTTAGGTAATCACGACTTTTTTGTAGTTTTGCACACGCAAAATGTATGTCGAATATCTTTCCCTAAAAAAGGCTAATCCGGAACATATCATTTCAACTCACACTTTATTCTTATGAACATTACCCGGCAATCTTTTCCTGTCACAGGCAAGCCGCTCTTTTCCATTCTGATTCCTTCATGGAATAATCTGCCGTTCCTAAAACTTTGTGTGGAGAGTATCCGGAAAAACAGCAGATTTGAACATCAAATCATCATTCATATCAACGAAGGTCATGATGGAACACTGGAATGGGTGCAGCAACAACAGCTCGCCTACACTCACAGCACCGAGAACATAGGCGTTTGTTATGCACTGAATGCCGCTGCAGCATTAGCCGTTACCGATTATATTGCTTATATGAATGATGACATGTATGTTTGTCCTGATTGGGATAAATATCTTTACGATGAAATACAGGCATGCCAAACGGAATATTTCTTCTTTTCGTCTACGCTGATCGAACCACATAAAACACGTTGTCATTGCATGATTGCTCCGGCAAATTACGGTACATCTCCTGCCCATTTTGACGAAGCACGATTGCTAAAAGAATATAAGTCCTTCCAATTTCACGACTGGAACGGTGCATCATGGCCTCCAAACGTAGTACACAGGAATATCTGGCATCTGGTAGGAGGATATAGCATCGAATTTTCGCCGGGTATGTATTCTGATCCGGACTTTTCGATGAAACTATGGCAGGCAGGCGTACGACTTTTCAAAGGAATATCGGCCAGCCGCGTGTACCACTTCATGTCAAAGTCGACAGGAAAACTCCCTCAAGAAGCTAATAAAGACGGAAAGAAAGAGTTTCTGGATAAATGGCAAATGACAGCGCGTACTTTCTACTATCATTTCCTCTCTATTGGAAAACCATTTGAAGGAGAACGTAGCGAACCAAAAGATTCGCTCCATTATACCGCAAAAAAAATTGGAAATAGCCTGAAAAGACGCCTTTCGTAGAAACCAGAAACAGCGATCTGCTAATGTTTCACTCATCGTTTTTACAAATCAGATGAGACGCAAATCGTTTTAACCCATCAACGCTCAGCACTATACGATTCACTTTATAATTCAACCTATCAACTCCACTGTCAATCTGAAATTCTCTAATATAGCTGGTTTTGATAATCTTTATATGCTTTCCCAGCATATTAGTCAACAAGGACTGGCTATTGAAAACACTCAAACAGGCAATGTCAATCTGACGATAACGCGTATTACTATAATACTCGTTTCTATTTTTCTGAATCTAAATAAGCTTATCCTGTAAAATAGGGCATATCATCCGCCTTTGTTGCTTTCAGATATTGCTTAAACACAACTCCTGCATGATATAATTGTGTGGAATTATGTCCTGTTGAATTACAAATCTTATGGGATGAAAAATTATCTGTCTACTATACGATTCTAATCTAGTTCAATATCCAAAATGACAACCTCACCAACATCGGTTAAAGGATATTTCTGCATTGTGCAGTGTTGATTGTTTGTACCGCGTATTGATTTATAATCTATTGGATATATACCAAAGAATTATTGATTGGATTTGGGAATTTTATAGTGTTTACTTTAATATCTAAAGTCATTGGTGTCCACTAAAAAATTGCAAAAGATCTTTGAAAATATTGAAAGTTAGATAGTTACAGCGATTTCTTGGGTGCGACGATTTCAATTTATCCTTGTATTGATATTCAATACGATATGCATAAAGAGAAGTTCGTTTTCGCCCAATTAGTCGAGTTTCTTAATGCCGATAAATTCAGGCACATTGTAGACAAGCACCAAGGAAACCGCTATATCAAGTCTTTTACCTGTTGGAATCAGCTGCTTGTTCTCATGTTCGGACAACTTTGCAACAGAAGGAGTCTGAGAGATTTGGCGATGGCTATCGGTGCGCATAGGGGTAAAGGATATCATCTGGGTTTTGGCAGTGATGTCAAGCTAAGCAATCTTTCCAAGGCAAATACCAATCGGGACTATCGCATTTTTGAAGAGTTTGCCTATTACATGGTTGGCAAAGCTCAATCAAAACGTATGGACAACATCTTCAAGCTTGGAGGTAAAGTCTATGCCTTTGATTCAACGACCATTGACTTATGTATGAACATTTATCAATGGGCTCGTTTCAGAAAGACAAAAGGTGGAGTTAAAATCCATACCCTGTTTGACCTGGAAACTCAGATCCCAATGTTCTTCCATATCACTCCTGCTGCGGTAAATGACGTAAACGCGATGGATGTGATTCCCTATGAACCAGGATCTTTTTATGTGTTTGACCGCGGGTACAACGATTTCAAACGATTGTTTAGAATCAACGAAATCAGGTCATTATTTGTGGTCAGAGCCAAGAACAATCTACAGTGCAAGGCAGTCAGATGGAAGAGAAGGATGCCGAAAAACATCCTCTCAGATTCCGTGGTGACATTCACTGGTTACATGAGCGAAAGGCATTATCCGAAGCCCATACGAAGAATTGTCTTCTACGACGAAGAGCAAGACCGAGTGTTTACATTCCTAACCAATGCTTTTAGTCTTGATGCTTTGCAAGTCGTGCTGCTTTACAAGAACAGATGGCAGATCGAGCTGTTTTTCAAGTGGATGAAGCAACACCTCAATATCCAAAAGTTTTGGGGCGTAACTGAGAATGCTGTCAGGATCCAGATTTACTCGGCTATTACCGCCTACTGCTTGGTAGCTATTGTGCATCATGACTTGAAGATGGAATGCTCCATCTACGAAATGCTTCAGATTCTCAGCATGTCACTAACGGACAAAGCCAACATAAATGATTTGCTCAACAAATCTAACTTCAACAATTTCAATGAACGATGCGGTTCAAGTGAACCAAGTTTATTTGCTTTTTAATATTTATACAGTGCCGTTTTTTTAGTGGACACTAGTGTTCTAAAGTATATACTCTAATCTTTACAGTGAATACTGTAGACGCTAAAGTGTCTACTCAAGTTACAGAAATGAGCTTCTTAGCAAGCGTGCTACTGGTCATAGCAACTTTGACATAGCTTGTTTCCTGATTATGCTATGTCCATCATTGTCAAGATCAATACACAGGAAGAAAAAGGTGAACTTTAAACATTAAGAGATGACTTGATAATGGTAAAGAGCAGCTTTGATCGAAAAAACTATATTGGTATATATCAGAAACTTTCACTAAAAGCTTACGAATAGAAACTACAAAACCTCCCTCTGTATCGGAGACTTCGCTTCCTCAGAAAGACAGAAGTAATCTGTCTCAATAAGCAAATGCAAAAAAAATTACCAGAAGATAAAGGTTAAGAGCGTCTGCTTTGGCAGAAAGAAACGAGTGAAATAGAGAGATTAGAATTTCAAATGGATGAACAACAACCAACTCTTTTCAACGGAAGTTTGATCAAAGCGATAACATGAACTAATGAAGGGATATACGTTGAATAAATTGCATCAAAAGAGGGAAAATCCCAGAAATTAGGGAATGACAGAAGTAACAGACACATTCTGATCATTCTAAATCTCTGAAAATTCTGATCCTGAGAAGGATGTCACTCTAGCTTAAACCGGACACGCCAAATATTATCCTGATAGTCATGACTCAAAATAACAAACCTGCCGATCTCGGAAGTATTTTCCACATGCATTCCGATACAGGCACATGCATCATAATCGCCAACACGAACTACCCGTACTGTATCACCTGCATCGGACGGTAATTTTGATAAATCAAGGAAACAAGAGGCCTCTTCTTTCGGGATAACAGAAATGGAGACAGGCAGGTGGGAATCAATCACCGCATTAACCTGCTTTTCAATAGCTGTGATTTGATTTTCGGTAGGCGCTTCGGGCAAAAGATAATCGCATTTGCTCTTTTTGCGTTCAATATGGGCATTACGCGAACGTCCACAACCAAACATCCTGACCATGGTCTGGTTCAGAATATGCTCGGCTGTGTGCATAGGCTCATAATAAAGTTTCTTCGGAGCTTCCATAGGCAGATCCAAAGGGTTAGACCAGTTTATTGGTAGCGGTATCAGGGAAAATAATCGTGGGCTTGAACGTCTTCGCTTCTTCAAAGTCCATCTGAGCAAAAGAAACAACCAAAACTACGTCACCCGGTTGTACCAATCGGGCTGCAGCACCGTTAAGACATACGGTTCCGCTACCCCGTTCCCCTTTAATGATATACGTCTCGAAACGAGCTCCGTTATTAATATTCAGAACCTGAACTTTTTCAAACTCAATCATATTAGCGGCATCCATCAAATCCTCATCAAGCGTTATACTCCCGATATAATTCAGATTGGCATCCGTCACCGTCACACGATGAATCTTGGATTTTAATACTTCAATTTGCATGAAACTAAATTTTTAAATAAACAGGCAACATCACGTTGCAAAATTACAAATAATGTAAGTTATCAATCAGACGGACATCGCCACAGAAGACAGCGATACAACCCACCACGCAATCGCACTCGTTCCAGTCGGCAATCGGTTGAAGCGTTTGACTATTAACAATCTCAAAATATTCCACATTCATTTCTTCCACTCCGTTAATGGTCTCGATCACCCATTTTTTGACATCAGAGACCGACCAGTCAGATACAAACTTGCGGCTTTCGAACAGTGTTTGCGCGATAATGGGAGCATTACTCCTTTGCTTGGGGGTTAAACGGCTGTTACGGCTGCTTAAAGCCAACCCATCCGCTTCGCGTACAATCTGACATCCGGTAATTTCCACCGGAATTTGCAATTGCTTCACCAAATGACGGATAATAGCTAGTTGTTGAAAATCTTTTTCTCCAAAGTAAGCCCGATCCGGTTTTACAATGTCAAATAATCGTGTTACCACCTGCGCAACGCCGTTAAAATGACCAGGACGGAACTTTCCTTCCATCACACCGCCCAATTGTCCGAAATCAAACTGGCGTGAATCTGGCTCCGGGTAGATTTCCGCTTCGGAAGGAGCGAAAACATAGGTACAACCTGCCTGAGTAAGTAATTCAACATCCTGATCAAGTGTGCGCGGATATTTCAGTAGGTCATTTTTATCGTTAAACTGAGTAGGATTCACGAACACAGAAACCACAGTTACATCATTGTCGGCTACGCAATGTTGCACCAATGAAAGATGTCCTGCATGCAATGCTCCCATTGTAGGCACCAAGCCTACTCCGAAGCCTTTTGCTTTCGCTTCCGAAAGCGCTGCCTGTAAAGCAGCAATGGTTAAAAAAACTTCCATGATGATTTTCTTTTTAATACCCGCATTCCGATCGTTATCGTAGCGGGCTGGAATTAAATCATTTGTTACTCTTTCACTAAAGTACCAATAGATTCACCATTAAGCAC
The sequence above is drawn from the Microbacter margulisiae genome and encodes:
- a CDS encoding LysR family transcriptional regulator, encoding MDYRERVFMTVAEHLSFSNAASVLFISQPAVTKHVKELEQKFGIALFERKGNHVFLTKAGALLYDHLQKIDQLYSELNDEISSLKGESEGTLHLGASSTIAQYVLPKILADFQRRHSKLHISVVSGNSLAMERLLLDREIDIALVENGSGNAALHYLPFMEDRIVPVAGTTSVYGRRGRLSVQDLQSVPLILREQGSGTLQTLMQSFNQLGIQTDQLNVLIRLDATEAIKDFLRHAEGIAFTSERAIVQELQWGFLRKIEIKNVVIKRFFRIAQLPEPAFSYQHKFIDFVISYNL
- a CDS encoding glycosyltransferase family 2 protein, whose product is MNITRQSFPVTGKPLFSILIPSWNNLPFLKLCVESIRKNSRFEHQIIIHINEGHDGTLEWVQQQQLAYTHSTENIGVCYALNAAAALAVTDYIAYMNDDMYVCPDWDKYLYDEIQACQTEYFFFSSTLIEPHKTRCHCMIAPANYGTSPAHFDEARLLKEYKSFQFHDWNGASWPPNVVHRNIWHLVGGYSIEFSPGMYSDPDFSMKLWQAGVRLFKGISASRVYHFMSKSTGKLPQEANKDGKKEFLDKWQMTARTFYYHFLSIGKPFEGERSEPKDSLHYTAKKIGNSLKRRLS
- a CDS encoding IS4 family transposase, with the protein product MHKEKFVFAQLVEFLNADKFRHIVDKHQGNRYIKSFTCWNQLLVLMFGQLCNRRSLRDLAMAIGAHRGKGYHLGFGSDVKLSNLSKANTNRDYRIFEEFAYYMVGKAQSKRMDNIFKLGGKVYAFDSTTIDLCMNIYQWARFRKTKGGVKIHTLFDLETQIPMFFHITPAAVNDVNAMDVIPYEPGSFYVFDRGYNDFKRLFRINEIRSLFVVRAKNNLQCKAVRWKRRMPKNILSDSVVTFTGYMSERHYPKPIRRIVFYDEEQDRVFTFLTNAFSLDALQVVLLYKNRWQIELFFKWMKQHLNIQKFWGVTENAVRIQIYSAITAYCLVAIVHHDLKMECSIYEMLQILSMSLTDKANINDLLNKSNFNNFNERCGSSEPSLFAF
- the panD gene encoding aspartate 1-decarboxylase, which gives rise to MQIEVLKSKIHRVTVTDANLNYIGSITLDEDLMDAANMIEFEKVQVLNINNGARFETYIIKGERGSGTVCLNGAAARLVQPGDVVLVVSFAQMDFEEAKTFKPTIIFPDTATNKLV
- the panC gene encoding pantoate--beta-alanine ligase — its product is MEVFLTIAALQAALSEAKAKGFGVGLVPTMGALHAGHLSLVQHCVADNDVTVVSVFVNPTQFNDKNDLLKYPRTLDQDVELLTQAGCTYVFAPSEAEIYPEPDSRQFDFGQLGGVMEGKFRPGHFNGVAQVVTRLFDIVKPDRAYFGEKDFQQLAIIRHLVKQLQIPVEITGCQIVREADGLALSSRNSRLTPKQRSNAPIIAQTLFESRKFVSDWSVSDVKKWVIETINGVEEMNVEYFEIVNSQTLQPIADWNECDCVVGCIAVFCGDVRLIDNLHYL